The Helicoverpa armigera isolate CAAS_96S chromosome 7, ASM3070526v1, whole genome shotgun sequence genomic sequence TCCTTTTCACCTACTGTTCTATTTTAAACGTGCGGAAGAAATATGGTTTGGAACATACTCAAGATTAATTTctctagaatattattttaccgCAGATGCTTTTGGCTAAAATAACGATTTTTTGGCGAAGATTTTCTACAACATATTCTGCTTTTAATAAGGCTTTGTCTCATTCATGCCCTAATACACGTTATCTCTTTTAAGTTACGACTGATTTTCAGGCTTTTGTTACCCGAAACCATTATAATATCTCATATCAAAACTCCAATTCTTAAGCCTACGCGCACACTAAGTCAGCTAACTTTTGTCCAACTATCGACCCACTAAAAGTTTGTGTATGCGCGTACTCTTAGATATGAAAAGATAAGTAGGTAGTCCTTTCGCTGTCTTTTCTAGATTAACATGAACCTCATACACACCTATTTATTCAAAGCATACATTCTCGGTAAATAAGTGAACGTCGAATGCATTGgcatatacctaggtactaatGACGTGTGACCTAAATGCCTGATTTGCATATTATGGTTCAATTTAAATTGGCTTCGATATTCAAACTTAATTACGAAGTAGGTAGTAGGACCATTACTGAGACTGTAAAATTCAAATTACGATAACACTATTGGCTGGTTGGatttgttattcattttcaactagttatttatgatttttaaaagTTGATATATCCACGGTTGAAGATCTAGAGGCCGCACCAAAACTAGATGGAGAGATGTCGTGCTGAAGGATACTATGAAGGAATGTCAATTGTCCCTTGGAGATACTtagagcgaagtggaaaagAAAAATCAGGAAAGCAGACCCCACCACCTCGTGAGATACATGGCAAGAAGAGAGAGAGAGTAACTTAATATAGTTGGATGAATAGACTGCAAAATAGCACGagaaatgaatttaaaataaaacttttaatatttaaacgaAATTcatcaatatatatttttttaataaaaaagataccTTGAAAAAACCGAGCTTTTTCAACAGACTACCGTTCCCGGTATTTGTTTACGCGCAATATGTACCAGATTGATTACACGTATAAATTATCTGCCATACATCAAAGAGTATCCGGAGCAAAAGGTGCGATTACTTTTATTGATAAATCATTCGGTACGCACATTTCTCTGTTACGCTCAATGGACTgtgtaatcactgatttttatgtttgttttgtcaaaaatatgGGGCAGGTAAATCATAAATCTGAGAAGCTGAATAATACAATGTTGTCATACATTTATAGGTGTCATTTATTTCTCtgacgtcttttgttttaataaggTTTTAAACTCTAATTTCGATTATCGCTTGATTCGAAGGCTGAGTCCTAACCGTCGTCATGAAGTGTAACGTAACGTGTTACCCGTGTATGAGCATTTATGCAGTCAGTCATTGACTGTCAATGGGTATGTAGATACGTATTCAGTTGCTCGCTAGCGTCCGTGTAACTATTTATTACTGACCAAATAAATGCAAGTAGTGTAATATGTTACATTACATTTTGTACATCAGTCAGCACCCAGCTTAATAGACCCTACAAATGTTTGTGTGTATACTTTGGCCATTGCAATTCTTTATAGAATTTAGTGTCGACGTATTCACAgactcattttatattttcaaatacattttAGCAACTCTCTTTGTCTACGTCTGCTGCTGCTGCATCAGCTGTTatctttagaaaaaataaacgcAAGTAATAAAGCAACAAAATTAACACACAGCAACAACCGCCCCATTATAAACAAAAGCAGAACACATAATTTCAAATGACATAAATCAGACAGAACAACCAAAATTCAGAGcattcacaaaacaaatacaatttagtTAGAATAGAATCTCTGTGATATAGAACTTTGTGTTTGACTCGACTTTCTAGAACCGTCCAAACAGACAAGATAAACAACacgtttgttaattaattataactcGTAGTAAGTATGTACTAAAATATAGTGTTATTCAGGATATACTAAATGTTTTGGAAATACGGCTTTGGACCTATTCACTTAGCACGCAATAAGTAATAAATGATAATATCTAGTACTAGGAAGGATTTTACGAACTGCATGCTGCAGAGAGTAATCATAATCTGTGATAGGTTAAagaacagtgaaatatttttctagagaTTAAAgattaagataaaatatttttaattaagaaaaattttATTACACCTTTTCACGTTGGGCATGTGGATCTTCACTAAACAACCAGTATAAACAAAGCTtcagaaaacattattttaaaattgtaataaataaccaCAGCCGTAGACAAAATGACACGAGGATATTACACCAAAAAATCCTGCAACACAAATGACATATAGCCCAACTAACTATTACAACCAGAACTCCTAGAACCAGAACACTTAAGGATTAAATTCAACATGCAAATACGTACAATTAAGTGCGTTTGCGCAAGTTCGGATGTAATGATCCATCTGGCCACTGTCGACCGCTTAACATTTCGTTTGGCCTTAACGTTGCGACATTTAACAGAGAGATCACATCTGCACTCATTGTTAACTAGGTACAAAACTATTGGTTAAGGATTATAGATTAGAAGGTCGCTTTGTGTGTTTAGGGGGATAATTATGTGGGAAAGATTTTTTTGGAAGAGTTTAATTCAAAACTACAGCAAACTTACGGCAAGTAACATAGTTATGGAGTATTCAAATTGAGCTGGGTATATTTTTCTGTGAATATAATAACGTGAAACTGTAGGTAAATACGTGGAAATGAAAAACCAAAACCAATGGAAAACCAAAACTAGTTCTCGCATAGATCTCCGGGAAACCAGCCAGTCTCTCAATCGGACATAAAAAAGTACAGTTTAATTAGTCCTGTTATTTTCGGGCTGTTTCGACCAAAAAAAATCGTAACCCTTTTTTGGATAACCACGTTTATAAACTACTCAATACCTAGCAACAATTTTATTCTAGAGTCTCCAAAGTTCATAGATATAACGAAGGACTACCAGCTTGATTTAAATTCAGGGTGTCGAATTTCACGACattcaaatacaaacaaaccCGAGTACAATCACACAATGCAAATACAAGCCTTATAAATAACTTACGTAACCATTGAATAGTTGAATAAGCTCAACGGTAATGACATTAAGTTCTTGTCGCGCTACTTAACATAACATACTGACATTTtctatcttggacaccaatgactgtgtttcggatggcacgttaaactgtaggtcccggctgtcatggaacatccctggcagtcgttaccgGTAGTAGAAGTTAGTacctaagtctgacaccagtcttaccaacgggtcgtgggttgctcgggtagctggattgaggtcagataggcaatcgctctttgtaaaacactggtactcagctgcatgcggtaagactggaagaagaccccaacatagttgggaaaaggctagcaaGATGATGAGTGACATTTTCTATTAGAGATGTCTGGACGGGTCTATTTCTTCTGACCCAGTTAAAGCCAGTGTCGTAAAAATACTAAGTGACATATGAACGGCACTTTTTATTAACTTGAAGTAGAGTAATGATACAATTTCTAAtgataattcatatttttattgcacttgCTTGGTAGCTAAAATGTACTAAGTGCTACTTTGTGGGTTGCAACAACGGAAGAGTGGGTGTTTCTAAACTTTATTTCAATCCGAATTGTTTTATGACCAAACAGAGAGAGCTATTTCTGGAGATTGAAACGAGTATGTTATTTACATTACCTAGAAACATGTCATAAATACCTCGTGTTTATTTGTgtgtattgtataaaaataatggctGACGTTAACAGCCTTCTTTAGAAGATTTACTTCATGATGACATGTTATGTCTTATTGGCAATGTTATGTAAGACATAACAttgccaatttatatttatgtaccaatttttttgcttGACAACTTAATAACGCACACAAAACAAAGCACTCCTAAATAATTTTTGACGCCCACTTTCGATCGCAATAGCAGATACGAGCCATATTTAGAACTCAAATTACCCGTTTTGCCATAAACGTCACGATAAAGTCAAAAACGAAAGAATCTGACGTCAATTTTGCTGACGATACTGCACGAGTATAAGGTAACCGGCAACAGTGAATttattcgaaaaaaatatacttagcaaGGTCACGAAGACGGACGTAATTGAAGGATAGTTTTTGTTCTGCCAATGTGAGGAAATCGTCATGACGTAAAAAACATGTGGAATGTACATTTACAAGTGAGATCaggaatttgataaaaaaaacgcCTTGACAAGACATGCCTACACTTTTTATTTGTGGTTCACTCAGAGACGGCAACAAAAAAGTATTCAACATAAATATTTGATCTACATAATGTAATTAAGCCTATATTACATGACTGGGCAAAATTACATAAGAAGTTTATGGTGTTACCGTCAACCGTCCCAATCCCAGAAACTAAGTAAGTACGTACTTAGTATTGTACACTCATAGCCGAATACGTACATGAAGCACAAAAATATCGCCTAAGTTCACCAAAAAGACGAGCAGTTGAGTCTAAAGTTTGATAATACATACGGTTAATCTCTTGAACATAACCTACCAACGTCTTTTTCTTATCAGATCTACTTTTTCAACACTTCAAGCAAAAAGTTCATGGTTTCACAATAGGCCGAACGAGCATCTCACCTTGGCCCAGAATTCATACAATAGTTAATTACGAATACAGACTTAAGCACATTGTTATTATAATCTTTTGCACCTACTTTATGCTAACCATTTCTTTGGTAACCTGAACTAAAGTAGTCCGTTCTATTATTTCTAAATCTATCAATCAATTTTATGATTTACGTACGGTCTAGTCTGTTAGTCTATAAAAGTATTAAGCAACATATTAATCTTGCTTGTTACCTAGGTCCGTTTGTAAGACCtactttaataaattcataacataaatctatttattattaaagatatttTGACACTATATTAATGGCAacgaaaaattaaaatctttcatTTGCTGAAAAAAAATCTGCTCTTTTTTAGCTTCTAAATATTGGCAACGTaggtgttttaataaaaaaacgcaTGAGTATTCTACATTAAAAATTGAAATGGATtctattcatataataaagttCGTTAACATCAGCCAAGATCAATGACCtctcacaaaaaatacaaataaaaacaaaacaatgctaAAGATGTAACGTGACCTTGAACTAATGCCTTATTGATGCGAACGAGAACTCCACAAGTCGAGTCTAACAGACTCGTCTGCTATGCTCGACGTAGAATTATAACGAGTAAATGGTTGGATGCGGTATCGTCTACACATATTTGATATGTCTGTTATTGtggtatcaaattgaacaatATAACGGGTAATAAAGGACTTAACTAGTACCTAACATAGGTGGGTTTGATTCAGTTAAAACCTGAACCACATCGGGAAACATCATTTGACGATTTACCATCTAAACctttaagaaataattaaagtgGATCACCAAACTTTTCTTGTTATTGTACTTGaacttatgaaaaaatattgaccatttcaaaagaataaattaaattattataatttgggtTAATTTtgagctataaaaataattgcattgCAGCTGCAAGTCTATTTTTAAAATGGACAAAATAAGTTAAGTTAATTTATTGGGATCAGTTAATATTCTAACACACGATTTAATTTGAACGCCTTTCGTTTTCGGTTAGTCAAGCGATACAAGGATAACTAatgcataaaaatgcaaatgtttAGCTCTATTTATAGTGCACATGAAACTAGTTGCAATAAGTATATTACTCATAGTACCTATGAACTTTTAATGTcattattgtaacaaaaaactaacttatttattatcataatattttttctcatgtcagatttatatttattcatgattttttataaacgtttaaaaatatataggtacttataattatcttttttttatactatCATAACCTTAGATACCAGTCTTGTCATGGGATTACTGGATTGCCCgactaactgggttgaggagatcagataggcagtcgctctttgtaaaacactcagctgcacccgatgagactggaagccgaccgcaacatagtcAGGAagaaggctcaggagatgatttTGATAATCCTAGATGCCGCATCCACAATTATGTCAGCGgtgtttaaagtattttttttttattataaaaggaaCGAAGACGAGTAGGTATGCTCAAACAAGGTCAAGATCGACTCGTGCGCATCTCGATGCATCGTTTCGTCACTATAAACGTAGGTTGATGAACTTTTGCTTGAGAATGCGCCGATGCGCTGTTTCAAGTGCCTCGGCATCGGACACACCCGGCCTCTCTGCCCGTCCACTGCCGAGCGTGGGGAGCTATGCTTCCGCTGCGGAAAAGAGGGACATAGGTTGGCCAGCTGCGAGGCTGCCACCATGCATTGCGCAGTATGCGCTGCCAATGGTCGTCCATCCGACCACGTAATGGCGGGCAAGGAATGCCGACCGCCACCGAAGAAGGGCAAACTGCAGGCGCCGGTGCGGCCTGCTGCTGCCGCCACCTCTGAAACTCCAGTTCCAGTGCCGGCAACCGAGGGAAGCGCGATGAACACCGACTGATGGCTGGGCATCGACGACGTGTTCTTCaagcgaacatcaaccactgcagaGCAGCCCAGAGCCTGCTAGTTCAAACCTTTGCGGAGTGGTTGGTGGACGTGGCGGTTGTCGCTGAGCCGTACTCTGTCCCTCGCAGCTGGCTGGGAGACGACAACGGCTTAGTTGCTTTGGTAGCACGGTCTTCCACGGATTCCCCCTCCCTCTCACTCTTAGAGAGGGGACCGGGATACGTGGCTGCCGCGTGGGGTGACATAGCCCTAATAGGGGTGTATTTCTCCCCAAACCGCCCTCTCACGGACTTCGAGAACTTTCTCGAAGTGCTCGCCAGGGTGGCAAGCGGAGTGGTGCAGCAACGGGTGTTGGTCTTAGGCGACTTTAACGCCAAGTCGGCAATATGGGGTAACCCAACCACCAATGCCCGAGGACGAGAGGTGGAAACCTGGTCCGTGTCATCCGGTCTGTCCCTCCTGAATAGGGGAAGAGTTCACACCTGCGTGCGGCGGCAGGGGGGCTCCATCGTGGACCTCGCCTTTGCATCCCCTTCTTTGGCGGCCTGTGTAGTGGACTGGCGGGTGGAGCTGGTGGAGACGCTATCCGACCACCGATACGTGCGGTTCGATATTTCCACCCCGGGCTCCCAGGGGACCCAGGAGGGTTGGTCGCACTTCCCACGGTGGGCGCTCTCCCGCCTAGACCGGGAGGCCGCCTCGGAGGCGGCTTTCGTCCAGGACTGGCTGTCTCCTCCTGTAATAGCCCGGGATGTGGACGCCACAGCGGTCCAGTTAAGGGTCTCCCTGACCGAGGTGTGCAACTCTAGCATGCCTCGGTCTCATCGTCCGCCTCCTAGACGCGCCGTTTATTGGTGGTCGGAGGAGTTGGAGGATCTTCGGGCCGCTTGTGTGGCGGCCAGGCGGGCCTACACAAGAAGTCGGCGGCGGCGCCTTCGCGACCTCGACAACGAGGACCGCCTCTATGCAACCTACATAGAGGCCAAGTCGACGCTGACGGCGCAAATGGGCACAGCCCAGGATCGCGCAAGGGCGGAGATGCTTGAGGGCTTGGACATTGATCCCTTTGGGAGGCCCTACAAAGCGGCACGCAATAAACTGCGCCCGTACGGTCCCCCAGTTGCCGAGACCCTCGAGCCGTCGTTGCTGGATGGGGTGGTCCAGTCCCTGTTTCCGCGCAGGGACAACTTCACTCCACCAGTGATGAGCGCCTCGCAGGGTACAGCTCCATCGGCCGAGGAGGTCCCGCCGGTTACGGAGGACGAGGTAGAGAAGGCAGTTTTCTGCCTGAGGGGGAAAAAGACCGCCCCAGGTCCGGACGGCGTCCCCGCAAAGGTGGTGGCCATCGCCACCTCCCAGATGGGAGAAAGGTTTCGGGACCTATTCAGTGCGTGCCTGACGTGTGAGAGGTTCCCAAAGCCATGGAAGGAGGGCCAATTGTGCCTTCTTCGGAAGGAAGGGCGGCCGGTGGACTCCCCATCGGCATACCGACCCATCGTTTTACTGGATGAGGTCGGTAAAATGTTCGAGAGGATCCTCGCTGCCCGTATCACCAGACATCTGGGCACAATCGGCCCGGATCTAGCGGACGCTCAGTTCGGTTTTCGAGCTGAGCGTTCGACAGTTGATGCCCTGTCCCGACTCAAGGGCCAGGTGAGGGAGGCAATGGATGCGGGAGATGGACTGCTGGCTGTGTCATTCGACATAGCCAATGCCTTCAATTCAATTCCCCACTCCACCATACTGGAGGCCCTTCGCTTTCATGGGGTGCCTCCATATTTGCGGGGACTATTGGCGGACTACCTGAAGGACCGTACAGTCCTCCTTGTGGACAAGTCGGGCCAGCTCCGACGTTACGCCGTCGAGTCCGGTGTCCCACAGGGTTCAGTTCTAGGGCCACTTCTGTGGAACATCGGATTCGACTGGCTTTTGCGGGGCAACCTCCCACGTGGCACGTCTGTCATCTGCTATGCAGACGACACCCTCCTGACGGCCAGGGGGAGAAACTTTGGAGAGGCAGCCAGCTTGGCCTCGGCGGGCGGTTCTCAAGTGGTGGACAGAATCTCCCGCCTAGGGCTGACGGTGGCGCTGC encodes the following:
- the LOC135117153 gene encoding uncharacterized protein LOC135117153, which codes for MRCFKCLGIGHTRPLCPSTAERGELCFRCGKEGHRLASCEAATMHCAVCAANGRPSDHVMAGKECRPPPKKGKLQAPVRPAAAATSETPVPVPATEGSAMNTD